GAGTGGGAAAAATATTTTGACGGTAACGTAAAAATTTTTGATACACCAGGCAATCATTATACAATGTTTAGCGATAGCGAAAATGTTAAAGAATTAGCAAACGTAGTAAAAGAATGTTATATGCAATTGTTTTAACCCCCCTGTGTCAGAATAATTATCATAGACACCTAAATAGTTTCCCCTGAAAAACGGGGATTTTCAAAGAACCGTATTAATTTTAGACCTCGACCAATACAGATAGTTTTACCCTACTGATATTTTAGGTCTACACCATGCTCAACCTGGCTAATTTGGTCAGGTTATATGCAAATATTGAGTTCCCAACCCAGCATTTTGTGCCAGACGTACCCCTAAACAGACTTCGGCCTAGTCCGTACTTGCGTTTAAGGACACTTATAGTAGTCTCACCGCCCGCACGCCAGCGCTGAAGTCGTTTAAACCAAGGTTGCTTTTCGTGAGCTTTTCTGACAGCACTTTTCTTGCTCTTGTAAGGTAAGCTAATTCTTTTAACGCCTTTATCCTTTAGCATCTGTTCATTGGCTTTGCTACCGAAGCCACGGTCTGTAGCCACTTCTTTGGGTGTTTGCCCCAAAGTCTGCTCGTGTTTGTCAACATCATCTTCAAGGAGTGTATCGTCGCTGGGATTGCCTTGGTATACAGCATAATTACTGATAATTTTGTTTTCTACTTCTTGAATTAGAACTTTGTGGCCAAACTCTGTGGTTACCTTAGCCTTGCCCCGACGAATCGGGCGAGCATCTGTATCGAAAACACCCACACAATGCGGTCCTTGATTTTTTCTTTAGCAGTTGCCTTTCTGCTTTGGTCTATAATTGTTTGGGTCACGTGTAGCTGATCCGTAAGTTTTTCTATTATATTACCGCAAATCATAGCCGGCGCTTGTCTTTTACCCGCCATGCCCGGATTGTTTCCGGCCCCCGGAACATAGACGATAAAAATTGTTGGATAATACTAGTTTAACCTATATAATTTATTCAAGCGACATTTTTGCGCATTAAAGCAAGTTCTGAAACTCAGTGGGAGGTTCAACTCCCCCTGAATTTTAGAACTGCAAATGTATGACTTAATTGGCGTAAGTCTCCCACTTATATAGAAGTGGGAGACTTACGCCAGGCTAGTCAGGTTAGAATAACGACAAGAGGTGGATAATAATGTCAAGATTACCTGTGCTTTCTTTGGAAAAAATGCCGGAAAAAACGCGCGACATGGTAACGGGGGGAAAATCAGAGCTCAGCGGCTTAAATATTAATCGGATGGTGGCGCATGCCGAAAAAAGCGCCCGGCACTTTATGAGACTGGGCAATTCCTTACTTACCCAGGCCAAGCTGGACGCCAGGCTCAGGGAATTAACCATCCTACGGGTGGCCGCTCTTTGCCGCTCACATTACGAGTGGTACCAGCATGAAATTATAGCCAGACAGGCAGGGGTGCCTGATGAACAAATCACTGCGGTAAGAAATAAATTGGACAACCCGGTTTTTAACGATCTGGAAAAAGCAGTTCTTCAATACACGGATGAAGTGACTCTGAACGTCAAGTCCACCGACCAAACCTTTAATGAGCTTGCTAAAACCCTCAGCCGCCGGGAACTGGTCGAGCTGACCATGACCATCGGTTTTTATAATCTGGTGGCCAGAATTTTAGAAAATACCGAGGTGGAAATAGAAAAATAACGGTGCCCGGACAAACTCCGGCCCGGGCAGTTCAAACACGTCCTCCCCAAGGTATAACATATCTTTTCGTCAGCGAGAGAGGCAGTCAAGTCTTTTTTAGTTCAATCTTTTTAGGTCTGATTGGTTTTTTAGGTATTAATTTATAAGAAGGTCCGAGGGATAAAAACAACTTAATTCTCCGAGAGATCTTTAGCTTTTTAACTTCCGGCTGAGTTTTTATCTTATCGCCGTATCTTTGATCCAGTGTTTGCAAAACCGAAGCCCCGGCAATTCCCCAAATCGAAGAAGTGATCATATAGGATAAAGCGGAACCAAAAGCCATGGGCAATACTTTGTGAAGCCCGATAATATAAGCCAATGACATAATTGCAAACCAACTTCCAAAGCCTATGAATAATCCTCTTATTATGTAATTTTTATTATTTTTTTTAAGTAAAAAGTAGCTGAAGATTAAAAATATACCTGTTGCAAAGCCAATTTGAGCAACGGAACTAAGTATAGTTTCAGCCAAGTTGCTTTCCTTTCTTCCCAAAATCATTAAAGATGCATAATTTATAAAACGACGCTCAGAAAAATTAAGCGCATAATAAGAGAACAAATTAAGACCTAATAAGATTAAGGAGGCCAATGCTCCGGCAAGCAATATTCTTGTAAATCTATCTTTAAGGTCAATGATTCTCATTTTGGCATTCCTCCACGATAACTGAAATTATGCAAATATTATAGCCATTAAAGTCTATCGTAATTCGCCCCAAAGAAAGGCTGTTGCGCAATGAACTGCCGGTTCGTTGCGCAACAGCCTTTTTTCGCCTTTGCTGCCGGAAATGCCGGTAACTTTCAACAATATTCATTATCTCACCGTCGGAAGACAGCAGCCCGCTTCGCTGGGATGAACAGCGAAGCCAATAAACACATCGGGCAAATTGACGGGAAAGAATCGACCCTACCCGACCCGACCGGTTAATTGTGAGCCAGAAATGTTTTTATGGCCGACTGTACTTGTTCATTGGAGAAACCTTTTAAATCAATTGCTCCCGAGCGGCATGAAGCGGTGCAGCTGCCGCAGCCCTGGCATAAACCGCTGTTTACCCGGGCGACTTGTTTTGTCCGACCGCCGGCTCTATCAGTAACTTCCTTTATCTCAATGGCGTTAAACGGACAAACATCCCGGCACAAAAGGCAGCCCTGGCATAAGGATTCATTTACCTGCGCAATCATGGGATTGGTGGCAATTTGCTGTTTATTAAGCAAAGTGCAGACCTTCATCGCGGCCGCGCCGGCCTGGGATACGGTGTCGGGAATATCTTTGGGTCCCTGGCAGACTCCGGCTAAAAAGATCCCCCCCGTGTTGGTCTCCACCGGGCGAAGTTTGGGGTGTGCTTCCTGGTAAAACCCGTCCTGGTCCGTGGTAAAACCGACAGTTCTGGC
This genomic interval from Desulfoscipio sp. XC116 contains the following:
- a CDS encoding transposase, with the translated sequence MGVFDTDARPIRRGKAKVTTEFGHKVLIQEVENKIISNYAVYQGNPSDDTLLEDDVDKHEQTLGQTPKEVATDRGFGSKANEQMLKDKGVKRISLPYKSKKSAVRKAHEKQPWFKRLQRWRAGGETTISVLKRKYGLGRSLFRGTSGTKCWVGNSIFAYNLTKLARLSMV
- a CDS encoding carboxymuconolactone decarboxylase family protein, which translates into the protein MSRLPVLSLEKMPEKTRDMVTGGKSELSGLNINRMVAHAEKSARHFMRLGNSLLTQAKLDARLRELTILRVAALCRSHYEWYQHEIIARQAGVPDEQITAVRNKLDNPVFNDLEKAVLQYTDEVTLNVKSTDQTFNELAKTLSRRELVELTMTIGFYNLVARILENTEVEIEK